From a region of the Janthinobacterium sp. 61 genome:
- a CDS encoding DUF3800 domain-containing protein encodes MSDYFAFVDESGNHDLATEKDGASNYFIVLAVIIPTEERSELEASMENIRIKYFNSGEIKSNKLSDAKRLKIINEISPLNFRFYAVCVDKSRIIKDSGLQYKKSFIKFINGLLYNQLFKSVKNITIYADGHGGSDFINSFRKYVTKTHVPDLFFESKIEIVDSRTQILVQLADFLVGTTAKLYEEKVSGNVRDSFLSFIQNRRIRIDEWPPKFETELAANNSSTDIDSKISTISLLRASEFLRNNFNSSDPEIEIQYATLSYLLFCARFPSGKTFTSTNEILEHLKNQGFHEITKQYLRSNIIAKLRDHDVVIASSTKGYKIPSSYSDMIGFADLVDGIAIPLLSRLKKAAEIFDLGSIGEVKFLNEQRFQNLQAIIKNMK; translated from the coding sequence ATGAGTGATTACTTTGCCTTTGTTGATGAATCCGGAAACCATGATTTAGCAACCGAGAAGGATGGCGCCTCAAATTACTTCATAGTACTAGCAGTAATAATTCCAACCGAAGAAAGATCGGAACTTGAAGCATCGATGGAGAATATTAGAATAAAATATTTCAATTCTGGCGAAATTAAATCAAACAAACTAAGCGACGCCAAAAGACTGAAAATAATCAATGAGATATCACCTTTAAATTTCAGATTTTATGCAGTTTGCGTGGATAAATCACGAATAATAAAAGATAGCGGATTGCAATACAAAAAATCTTTCATTAAATTCATAAATGGACTCCTATACAATCAACTTTTCAAGTCAGTAAAAAATATAACGATTTATGCTGATGGCCACGGGGGTTCAGATTTCATTAACAGCTTTAGAAAATACGTCACCAAAACTCATGTTCCAGATCTTTTTTTCGAATCGAAAATTGAGATTGTGGATAGCAGAACCCAAATATTAGTTCAGCTTGCTGACTTTTTGGTTGGCACCACAGCAAAGCTGTACGAGGAAAAAGTTTCTGGGAACGTACGAGACAGTTTTCTAAGCTTCATTCAAAATAGGAGAATAAGGATAGATGAGTGGCCGCCGAAATTCGAAACAGAACTAGCAGCCAACAACTCATCCACCGACATTGACTCAAAAATTTCCACCATCTCACTTCTTAGAGCATCTGAATTTTTAAGAAATAATTTTAATTCATCGGATCCGGAAATAGAAATTCAGTACGCAACGCTCAGCTACTTGCTTTTTTGTGCCAGATTCCCTTCTGGAAAAACATTCACATCAACAAATGAAATTCTTGAACATTTAAAAAATCAAGGATTTCATGAGATTACCAAGCAGTATCTACGCTCAAATATAATTGCAAAACTTAGAGATCATGATGTTGTAATAGCCAGTTCGACTAAGGGTTACAAAATACCATCTAGCTATTCCGACATGATAGGTTTTGCAGATTTGGTAGATGGAATTGCCATACCTTTACTTAGTCGATTAAAAAAAGCTGCCGAGATTTTCGACCTTGGAAGCATAGGTGAAGTAAAATTTCTTAATGAGCAACGATTTCAGAATTTGCAAGCTATCATTAAAAATATGAAGTGA
- a CDS encoding lipid II flippase Amj family protein: MDKQLLLICALTFIIHIIGTLAYSVRIAGIRTRRIAVSLALFSILMLLSRTSNSFLGPFLAKRVETGIDQHVAASTLLADFRWLLFSASLATILGAILIPTFQRAFCRAVEHFQVHRSVPKLLLHAVFKGGLSHLKTSASLPKPANFTGLRQQSGVSVSMTAMNVIATALWTVGVFAALYAGVLDPSVRVTSSTLSSIINGGATIMMAVFIDPHISGMTDDVIEGKIEESQFRRTVVWLVGSRLAGTLIAQFLLVPSAVVIVGVAKGL; encoded by the coding sequence ATGGACAAGCAATTGCTGTTGATTTGCGCACTGACGTTCATCATCCACATTATCGGCACCCTCGCCTACTCCGTGCGCATCGCCGGCATCCGCACACGGCGCATCGCCGTATCGCTGGCCCTGTTCAGCATTCTGATGCTGCTATCGCGCACTTCGAACTCTTTCCTGGGACCATTCCTCGCCAAGCGCGTGGAAACGGGCATAGACCAGCACGTCGCCGCCAGCACGCTATTGGCAGATTTCCGCTGGCTGCTATTCTCCGCCAGCCTGGCGACGATACTCGGCGCGATCCTGATCCCCACCTTCCAGCGCGCCTTCTGCCGCGCCGTCGAGCATTTCCAGGTGCACAGGTCGGTACCGAAACTGCTGCTGCACGCCGTCTTCAAGGGTGGCCTGTCCCACCTCAAGACCTCCGCCAGCCTGCCCAAGCCCGCCAACTTCACGGGCCTGCGCCAACAATCCGGCGTTTCCGTCTCCATGACCGCCATGAACGTCATCGCCACGGCCCTGTGGACGGTGGGCGTCTTCGCCGCCCTGTACGCAGGCGTGCTCGACCCCAGCGTGCGCGTCACCTCCAGCACGCTTTCATCGATCATCAACGGCGGCGCCACCATCATGATGGCCGTCTTCATCGACCCGCACATTTCGGGCATGACGGACGACGTCATCGAAGGCAAGATCGAAGAATCGCAATTCCGCCGCACGGTGGTGTGGCTGGTGGGGAGCAGATTGGCGGGGACGCTGATTGCGCAGTTTTTGCTGGTGCCGTCGGCGGTGGTGATTGTAGGGGTGGCGAAGGGGTTGTGA
- a CDS encoding tellurite resistance TerB family protein codes for MSFDSFLSKLKTKASELKTEALKYKNKDFLNAAMAGSALIAMADGSVSAEEKQKMVKFIESNDALSVFTTTDVIKAFQDYVGQLEFDKDIGEAKAYQALGKMKSNVEASRLLVRMIIAVASSDGNFDANEQRVASKIARELGLTPAEFELQ; via the coding sequence ATGAGTTTCGATTCCTTTCTGTCCAAACTGAAGACCAAAGCCAGCGAACTGAAAACCGAGGCCTTGAAGTATAAGAACAAGGATTTCCTGAACGCCGCGATGGCGGGCTCGGCCTTGATCGCCATGGCCGACGGCAGCGTCAGTGCGGAAGAGAAGCAGAAGATGGTGAAGTTTATTGAAAGCAATGATGCGCTGTCCGTGTTTACTACCACGGACGTGATCAAGGCTTTCCAGGACTATGTCGGCCAGCTGGAGTTCGACAAGGATATCGGCGAAGCCAAGGCGTATCAGGCGCTGGGCAAGATGAAGTCGAATGTGGAGGCGTCGCGCCTGCTGGTGCGCATGATTATCGCCGTCGCTTCGTCGGACGGCAATTTCGACGCCAACGAGCAGCGCGTGGCCAGCAAGATCGCGCGCGAGCTGGGCTTGACTCCTGCGGAGTTCGAGCTGCAGTAA
- a CDS encoding helix-turn-helix transcriptional regulator, whose amino-acid sequence MGTATDVSKLIGAMYDSACGAGDWPQLDSAGLSGQQWQELLPHLQRALCLQQRLREAQLASHCALAALDAMGAAVLVLDAGLGLRFATPAGHALHAAQLEPSVPPTLARAVRLVIASADGAQQCQSLRLARKQQAPLAMTVTPLADCQPACALMIAHDPTKTSTSVPALRQLFDLTQAEAQVGKALAQGATIEEIAARSGISVNTVKTHLHHTYLKTDTRRQGELIALIHGATAHLAVLDA is encoded by the coding sequence ATGGGCACGGCAACAGATGTAAGCAAGCTGATCGGGGCCATGTACGACTCGGCCTGCGGCGCAGGCGACTGGCCGCAACTCGACAGCGCGGGTCTGAGCGGCCAGCAATGGCAGGAACTCTTGCCGCATCTGCAACGCGCACTGTGCCTGCAGCAGCGCCTGCGCGAAGCGCAACTGGCCAGCCACTGCGCACTGGCGGCGCTCGACGCCATGGGCGCCGCCGTGCTGGTGCTCGACGCGGGCCTCGGACTGCGCTTTGCCACCCCCGCCGGCCACGCCCTGCATGCGGCACAACTGGAACCGTCCGTGCCGCCCACCCTGGCGCGCGCCGTGCGCCTGGTCATCGCCAGCGCCGACGGCGCACAGCAATGCCAGTCGCTGCGCCTGGCGCGCAAGCAGCAAGCGCCACTGGCCATGACTGTCACCCCGCTTGCCGATTGCCAGCCCGCCTGCGCGCTGATGATCGCGCACGACCCCACAAAAACGAGCACTTCCGTCCCGGCCTTGCGGCAGCTGTTTGACCTCACGCAAGCCGAAGCGCAGGTCGGCAAGGCGCTGGCGCAAGGGGCCACCATCGAGGAAATCGCCGCACGAAGCGGCATCAGCGTCAACACCGTCAAGACGCATTTGCACCACACCTATTTAAAGACGGATACACGGCGCCAGGGCGAGCTGATCGCCCTGATCCACGGCGCAACGGCGCACCTGGCCGTCCTTGATGCATGA
- a CDS encoding VWA domain-containing protein: MSSIMIPDVALVDNTEQRTPLVLVLDCSGSMDGEPVSLLNEGLALLEQELKSDVIAAKRVRILVIQYGAHDEAVVASNWCDAMDFTAPHLEANGTTPTGAAVELALAEIEQEKQRFRQAGVAYTRPWLFLMSDGEPTDRWQHGAEQARAAEQANKVAIFPIAVGDNANIDSLGQFSSRGERGVKQLKGLQFRELFLWLSASMQVVSQSRPGAQAQLASTDGWSVVNT; the protein is encoded by the coding sequence ATGAGTTCAATAATGATTCCCGACGTCGCCCTGGTCGACAACACCGAACAACGCACGCCGCTGGTGCTCGTGCTGGACTGTTCCGGCAGCATGGATGGCGAACCCGTGTCGCTGCTGAACGAAGGCCTGGCCTTGCTGGAACAGGAACTCAAGTCAGACGTGATCGCCGCCAAGCGCGTGCGCATTCTGGTGATTCAATATGGCGCCCACGATGAAGCTGTGGTCGCCAGCAACTGGTGCGATGCCATGGATTTCACGGCGCCCCACCTGGAAGCGAACGGCACCACGCCGACCGGTGCAGCTGTCGAGTTGGCCCTGGCCGAGATCGAGCAGGAAAAGCAGCGCTTCCGCCAGGCGGGCGTGGCGTACACGCGGCCATGGCTGTTCCTGATGTCGGACGGCGAACCGACGGACCGCTGGCAGCATGGCGCCGAACAGGCGCGCGCGGCCGAGCAGGCCAATAAAGTGGCGATCTTCCCCATCGCCGTGGGCGACAACGCGAATATCGATAGCCTTGGGCAGTTTTCCAGCCGTGGCGAGCGGGGCGTGAAGCAGCTGAAAGGCTTGCAGTTCCGCGAACTGTTCCTGTGGCTGAGCGCCAGCATGCAGGTGGTGTCGCAATCGCGTCCTGGCGCGCAGGCGCAGCTGGCCTCGACGGACGGCTGGTCTGTCGTGAATACGTGA
- a CDS encoding PP2C family serine/threonine-protein phosphatase — protein sequence MAIANKQWRVFGASVTGKAHLDKDIPCQDAHAHAVVNGVLVAIVCDGAGSARLSEQGAQFVAMQTVQALAGRLEQGATVQDLHDGALAGALAQIRAALDDIARAANATLDDYASTVVGVVMGADQGFFFHLGDGLGVAQLPDGGELISLPANGEYANETYFISGERWREQLRLLAIPQAARGVVLMSDGCMPFAMSKNNAALYAPFMDAVQGYLRTVGSIELGNEALASTLADPRTHQITGDDKTLLLAFRA from the coding sequence ATGGCGATAGCAAATAAGCAGTGGCGCGTGTTTGGCGCCTCCGTCACGGGCAAGGCGCACCTGGATAAAGATATCCCATGCCAGGATGCGCACGCGCATGCCGTCGTCAACGGGGTACTGGTGGCCATCGTTTGCGATGGCGCCGGTTCGGCGCGGTTGAGCGAGCAGGGCGCGCAGTTTGTCGCAATGCAAACCGTGCAGGCGCTGGCCGGACGGCTGGAGCAGGGTGCCACCGTGCAGGATTTGCATGACGGTGCGCTGGCGGGCGCCCTGGCGCAGATCCGTGCCGCACTGGACGACATCGCACGCGCCGCCAACGCCACCCTGGACGACTATGCCAGCACCGTGGTGGGCGTGGTCATGGGCGCCGACCAGGGCTTCTTTTTCCACCTGGGCGATGGCCTGGGCGTGGCGCAATTGCCGGACGGTGGAGAGCTGATTTCGCTGCCCGCCAACGGCGAGTATGCCAACGAAACCTACTTTATCAGCGGCGAGCGCTGGCGCGAACAGCTGCGGCTGCTTGCGATTCCGCAAGCCGCGCGCGGCGTCGTGCTGATGTCGGACGGCTGCATGCCCTTTGCCATGAGCAAGAACAATGCGGCGCTGTATGCGCCGTTCATGGATGCCGTGCAAGGCTATCTGCGCACGGTCGGGAGTATCGAACTGGGCAACGAGGCGCTGGCGTCCACCCTGGCCGACCCGCGCACGCACCAGATCACGGGCGACGACAAGACCCTGCTGCTGGCCTTTCGCGCATGA
- a CDS encoding toxin-antitoxin system YwqK family antitoxin: MKIKIICALLGASLLASGMAQADIVQRLVLTAMAAEPDREGGDVFSIAGTTACGGKQIRMDARSVNLDEAPYDALKADLARYIRNKTPMRVTLKKCPEDVSVPIVRHIAACTPSVCADGRARLYLHERFFPIEQEKAPNVLLLPLPKGKLPGTWKVEIYSVAGHKLRLSGQVNKADYASGELVGGYVTYYPNGKIEKQVAQDGQGRQHGIGSKYFPDGTLELRGNWRHGLPEGEHQRYHATGKLSETTSYRDGKQLDGPVQKFDENGKLSSSYTLRGGKMEGEMLTYFPDGKISSRAEMQHGKFNGVSTNYYPDGAVRARMTQVNDLPTGVAMEFYPDGKVESRQEYGDKGGLLSLQRYSPQGVLVLERRWDAQLREQGTSRSWYENGKPEQSIEYVNDRREGWSRSWREDGSLKSECQYVAGKAQGACGEAPPAPELLRKEQAWRAL, encoded by the coding sequence ATGAAAATCAAGATTATATGCGCCTTACTGGGCGCCTCCTTGCTGGCCTCAGGCATGGCGCAGGCGGACATCGTGCAGCGCCTGGTATTGACAGCCATGGCGGCCGAGCCAGATAGGGAAGGCGGCGATGTGTTCAGTATTGCGGGCACGACGGCCTGCGGCGGCAAGCAGATACGCATGGATGCCCGCTCGGTGAACCTGGACGAGGCGCCTTACGACGCGCTGAAAGCCGATCTGGCCCGGTACATTCGCAACAAGACGCCCATGCGCGTCACCCTGAAAAAATGCCCGGAGGATGTGAGCGTGCCCATCGTGCGCCACATCGCCGCCTGCACGCCATCGGTCTGCGCCGATGGCCGGGCGCGGCTGTACCTGCACGAACGTTTCTTCCCCATCGAGCAAGAAAAGGCACCGAATGTGCTGCTGTTGCCCTTGCCGAAAGGCAAGCTGCCAGGCACGTGGAAAGTGGAGATTTATAGCGTCGCCGGCCACAAGCTGCGCTTGTCCGGCCAGGTCAACAAGGCCGATTATGCATCCGGGGAACTGGTGGGCGGCTATGTCACGTATTACCCGAACGGCAAGATCGAGAAACAGGTTGCGCAAGATGGGCAGGGTCGGCAGCACGGCATCGGCAGCAAGTACTTTCCCGATGGCACCCTGGAGTTGCGCGGTAACTGGCGCCATGGCTTGCCCGAGGGCGAGCACCAGCGTTATCACGCCACGGGCAAGCTGAGCGAGACGACCAGCTACCGAGATGGCAAGCAACTCGACGGGCCCGTGCAGAAGTTTGATGAAAATGGCAAGCTGAGCAGCAGCTACACTTTGCGCGGCGGCAAGATGGAAGGAGAGATGCTCACGTACTTCCCGGATGGAAAAATCTCCAGCCGCGCGGAAATGCAGCACGGCAAATTTAATGGCGTGAGCACGAATTACTACCCCGATGGCGCCGTGCGAGCCAGGATGACGCAGGTTAACGATTTACCCACGGGCGTGGCAATGGAATTCTATCCAGATGGCAAGGTGGAGAGCCGCCAGGAGTATGGCGACAAGGGCGGGCTGCTGAGCTTGCAGCGCTACAGCCCCCAGGGTGTGCTGGTGCTGGAAAGACGGTGGGATGCGCAATTGCGTGAACAAGGCACGTCGCGCTCGTGGTACGAGAACGGCAAGCCCGAGCAATCCATCGAGTACGTGAACGACCGGCGCGAGGGATGGAGCCGCAGTTGGCGCGAGGATGGCAGCCTGAAGAGTGAATGCCAGTATGTGGCCGGCAAGGCTCAGGGGGCTTGCGGCGAAGCGCCGCCAGCGCCAGAATTGTTGCGCAAGGAGCAGGCATGGCGCGCACTTTGA
- a CDS encoding toxin-antitoxin system YwqK family antitoxin: MARTLKHLFGAMLLLPALASAEIEQRQVVTAIKATPDGDVLTLASDSGCGGRQVLMNAVSVRLDKDQYVAMKHQLATLIRNKTPLLMRITFCPAPGKVGAEAGALAMPEVGKLGRCEPQACADGKPRLYLNHNLSRGEVKEHARYALVLPLPPGKTPGTWQVEVYHVREGEPKRLTGQVNDRDYLRGKLVGNYSMYYPHGQLEMQVEQDGRGVQQGTQTRYYPDGKMSIRGTWRNGVQEGEEQTYHQNGKLIESRTYRNGARADGLVETFDKDGKLRTRMTQVNGQTEGELLLFYPDGTVESRSLYVNGIQTGPSTSYFPDGKVHRTGNYVDGKPAGESVEYYPDGKVASKRTHSGHYVMRSEQRFSRAGVLIVQKQWNAGGREEGALRSWYADGKPRQLIEYVNGERQGWTRHWRADGSVESECRYVADEPQGKCTGDSAKMSYTEDGIAFDMPEP, encoded by the coding sequence ATGGCGCGCACTTTGAAACATTTATTTGGTGCCATGCTGCTGTTACCGGCGCTGGCCAGCGCCGAGATTGAGCAGCGGCAAGTAGTCACCGCGATCAAGGCGACGCCCGACGGCGATGTGCTGACCCTCGCCAGCGACAGCGGCTGCGGCGGCAGGCAGGTGCTGATGAATGCCGTTTCCGTGCGCCTGGATAAGGATCAGTATGTCGCCATGAAGCATCAATTGGCTACCTTGATCCGCAACAAGACGCCGTTGTTGATGCGTATCACATTCTGTCCCGCGCCAGGCAAGGTGGGAGCCGAAGCGGGAGCGCTCGCCATGCCCGAAGTTGGCAAGCTGGGCCGCTGCGAGCCGCAGGCCTGTGCCGACGGCAAGCCGCGTTTGTACCTGAATCACAATCTATCGCGCGGCGAAGTCAAGGAACATGCGCGCTATGCGCTGGTCCTGCCGCTGCCGCCAGGCAAGACGCCAGGCACCTGGCAAGTCGAGGTTTATCATGTGCGCGAAGGCGAGCCGAAGCGTCTGACGGGCCAGGTCAACGATCGCGATTACCTGCGCGGCAAGCTGGTGGGCAACTACAGCATGTATTACCCGCATGGACAGCTGGAAATGCAGGTTGAGCAAGATGGGCGAGGCGTGCAGCAGGGGACGCAGACCCGCTATTACCCTGACGGCAAGATGTCCATACGCGGCACGTGGCGCAACGGCGTGCAGGAGGGGGAAGAGCAGACCTATCACCAGAATGGCAAGCTGATCGAGTCGCGCACCTACCGCAACGGCGCCCGTGCCGATGGCCTGGTGGAAACGTTCGACAAGGATGGCAAGCTGCGCACGCGCATGACGCAGGTCAATGGCCAGACGGAGGGCGAATTGCTGCTGTTCTATCCGGACGGCACAGTAGAAAGCCGCAGCCTGTATGTGAACGGCATCCAGACGGGGCCGAGCACCAGTTATTTCCCGGATGGCAAGGTGCATCGCACAGGCAACTATGTCGACGGCAAGCCTGCCGGCGAAAGCGTCGAGTATTATCCGGACGGCAAGGTCGCCAGCAAGCGCACGCATAGCGGGCACTACGTCATGCGCAGCGAACAGCGCTTCAGCCGGGCCGGCGTCTTGATCGTGCAAAAGCAGTGGAATGCAGGTGGGCGCGAGGAGGGCGCATTGCGTTCGTGGTACGCCGATGGCAAGCCGCGCCAGCTGATCGAGTACGTGAATGGCGAACGCCAGGGCTGGACCCGGCACTGGCGTGCAGATGGCAGTGTGGAAAGCGAATGCCGCTATGTAGCTGACGAGCCCCAGGGAAAGTGCACTGGAGATTCAGCCAAAATGTCGTACACGGAAGATGGGATTGCGTTCGACATGCCGGAACCCTGA
- a CDS encoding DUF3800 domain-containing protein: MFIFVDESGTFVHSAETSTWCTVVAYVTPEHRRRDLERLVAQIRALNNGRETKLKQLTEEQYLMFLGALRKLDGIAFAVAVDAGRQRPEAIVEHRTRQVEKILEHQDKMIYEQGRQSIANLASLLDSIPPQLYIQLIAQVLLFNQIIECSTLYYAQRHPPALANFRWRIDRKAKVETKYEKAFYRLLSPLIQSQTLAEPWIMLEGADYSHFEKFSFTKGEEPTYLQDDYGMEIDNPGDLGRIIREDFQFVDSATSVGVQVADLLSAGVFRLLRGRFERSDDIAKGLGAIFTSPLKQDHCVRFITMDATGDVERHVARAVALMDRHSRPLIARQD; this comes from the coding sequence ATGTTCATTTTTGTAGATGAGTCAGGAACATTTGTGCACTCGGCTGAAACCAGCACTTGGTGCACAGTTGTCGCCTACGTGACGCCCGAGCACCGGCGTCGGGACTTGGAACGTCTGGTCGCCCAAATTCGCGCTTTGAATAACGGACGCGAAACTAAGCTCAAGCAGCTGACAGAAGAGCAGTATTTGATGTTTCTTGGTGCATTGCGCAAGCTGGACGGGATAGCCTTTGCAGTGGCGGTCGACGCAGGAAGACAGCGCCCTGAAGCGATCGTTGAGCATCGAACACGTCAAGTTGAAAAGATCCTGGAGCATCAGGACAAAATGATTTATGAACAAGGACGACAGTCAATAGCAAATCTTGCTTCATTGCTAGACTCGATACCCCCTCAGTTATATATCCAACTCATCGCGCAGGTACTCCTCTTCAACCAAATTATCGAATGCAGCACTCTCTACTACGCCCAACGCCATCCGCCTGCACTCGCCAATTTTAGGTGGCGAATCGATCGGAAGGCAAAGGTGGAGACGAAATACGAAAAGGCGTTTTACCGCCTTCTTAGCCCACTTATCCAAAGTCAGACACTGGCTGAGCCGTGGATCATGTTGGAAGGCGCAGATTATAGTCACTTCGAAAAATTTAGCTTTACCAAAGGTGAAGAGCCAACTTATCTGCAAGACGACTACGGTATGGAGATTGATAATCCAGGCGACCTTGGACGGATCATCCGGGAGGATTTCCAGTTTGTCGATTCTGCCACTAGTGTTGGCGTGCAGGTAGCCGACCTCCTTTCGGCAGGAGTTTTTCGCCTGCTAAGGGGACGGTTTGAAAGGAGCGACGATATCGCCAAGGGGCTAGGTGCAATTTTCACGTCTCCACTGAAACAAGATCATTGCGTCCGATTCATTACGATGGACGCCACTGGTGATGTCGAACGTCACGTCGCGCGTGCTGTTGCGCTAATGGACCGGCATAGCCGTCCATTAATCGCACGGCAGGACTAG
- a CDS encoding FAD-dependent monooxygenase encodes MEIGILGGGIAGLSVALALSKRGYSPRVYERRAGPATMGAGVTLWPNASFVLEELGLLQDIEAIGGRPLTMRRQDAAGNALGGLDIGLLDRTMGYPTYTVLRRHLQEVLLDHAARAGIPVEFGHRAVAIELDTHGRAVAHFENGASVRPDLLIGADGRMESVARRFVAGDNTPIYQGFVNWIGVAQGPHALVNDVSIQDFWGVGKRFGCVPVRPDLVYWAAAQARPLPMAAPAADMRKEIEDLFAEWPEPVTRLIQATPADAIRLIAVHDLEPLHTWSRANVLLVGDAAHAPLPTSGQGACQALEDAWHLARCLDGASGGLEDIFQAFARIRAPKTARLAEQGRVFARGLFATDTETCRIRNERAKASDPVRDVQVLAAGWSQGLPLLGGADSTSVEVGGFDSLYRIE; translated from the coding sequence ATGGAAATCGGAATACTTGGCGGCGGCATTGCAGGGTTGAGCGTGGCGCTTGCCTTGAGCAAGCGGGGGTACAGTCCCCGCGTATATGAGCGCCGGGCAGGGCCGGCAACCATGGGGGCTGGCGTGACGCTCTGGCCCAATGCCAGCTTTGTGCTGGAAGAACTGGGACTGCTGCAAGACATTGAGGCCATTGGCGGTAGACCGCTGACAATGCGTCGCCAGGATGCTGCGGGAAATGCACTGGGGGGCCTCGATATTGGTTTGCTGGACCGGACGATGGGATACCCGACCTACACGGTGCTGCGCAGGCACCTGCAGGAGGTGTTGCTGGATCATGCGGCACGGGCAGGGATTCCGGTGGAGTTCGGGCACCGGGCGGTGGCTATTGAGCTTGATACTCATGGCAGAGCCGTGGCCCATTTCGAAAATGGCGCGAGCGTCCGCCCGGATCTGCTCATTGGGGCCGACGGCCGCATGGAATCAGTGGCGCGCAGGTTTGTCGCGGGTGACAACACACCAATCTATCAAGGCTTTGTGAACTGGATTGGCGTAGCGCAGGGGCCGCATGCGCTGGTGAACGATGTTTCGATTCAAGACTTCTGGGGGGTGGGCAAGCGCTTCGGTTGCGTGCCGGTCCGGCCGGATCTGGTCTACTGGGCGGCGGCGCAGGCACGGCCATTGCCGATGGCGGCGCCTGCAGCGGATATGCGTAAGGAAATTGAGGACCTGTTCGCGGAATGGCCTGAGCCTGTCACACGTCTCATCCAGGCGACACCGGCGGATGCCATCCGACTGATTGCCGTGCACGACTTGGAGCCGCTGCACACGTGGAGCCGGGCAAATGTGCTGCTCGTGGGAGATGCGGCGCACGCGCCGTTGCCGACGTCGGGGCAAGGAGCCTGCCAGGCGCTTGAGGATGCGTGGCATTTGGCCCGGTGTTTGGATGGTGCAAGTGGAGGCTTGGAAGACATCTTCCAGGCGTTTGCGAGAATTCGCGCTCCCAAAACCGCAAGGCTGGCGGAACAGGGCCGGGTCTTCGCACGTGGGTTGTTCGCCACAGATACCGAAACCTGTCGCATCCGCAACGAGAGGGCCAAGGCGTCCGATCCTGTGCGTGACGTGCAGGTCTTGGCAGCCGGATGGAGCCAGGGTCTACCGCTGCTTGGTGGCGCAGACAGCACGTCAGTGGAGGTAGGCGGCTTTGACAGCCTGTACCGCATTGAATGA